A part of Citrifermentans bremense genomic DNA contains:
- a CDS encoding MCP four helix bundle domain-containing protein encodes MKWFYDLKLGTKLIAGFISVAVIAAIIGYFGIREMNKIEDADVTMYQKITVPITQLQDVSTAFQRMRVNLRDLIMATSPQDEQDKIKRITDLREEIDKAAGEFEKTILTDEGRKLFDEFKQSRNAYGPIMDRIVQLSQAGQDKEALALMRGDGAAASRNEQTAIEKLVDAKLKQAKLTNESNTALAATATKIMSILIAVGVLLAVGLGLFITRMVQGQLGADPMEVSEVANRVAAGDMTVTIDLAGKRDDSVMAAMQNMVDSVKALVADASMLADAAVAGKLASRADASKHRGDFQKVVAGVNDTLDAVIGPLNVAAEYMDRISKGDVPPKITDNYNGDFNEIKNNLNVCIDAVSALVEDANALSHAAVEGKLATRADASRHQGDFRKIMQGVNDTLDAVIGPLNVAAEYVDRISKGDIPPKITDNYNGDFNEIKLNLNNCIDIMSNLIVEINKVTLAAAEGRLDERADAGHFIGEWKEVVTGVNNIVTNIVNPLMMMADYVDRIAKGDMPPAITAESKGQYNLIKNNLNVLIEAINKITDAAKEVSQGNLMVSLKERSAQDELIQALSAMVGKITEVVSEVKQAADNVASGSVQLSANAQSMSEGASQQAAAAEEASSSMEEMSANIRQNADNAMQTEKIAVKSAADAQEGGKAVAETVQAMKDIAGKISIIEEIARQTNMLALNAAIEAARAGEHGKGFAVVASEVRKLAERSQVAAGEISELSVSSVEVAERAGEMLAGILPDIQKTAELVQEINASSKEQDTGAQQINKAIQQLDQVIQQNASASEEMASTAEELSSQSAQLQSTIAFFRVDGSHVQHVQASRPLTKSAAKSEAKAAKQPVKVQTRKAIGHDLVLNDVDNDSDFERF; translated from the coding sequence ATGAAGTGGTTTTATGATTTGAAGCTCGGCACCAAGCTGATCGCTGGCTTCATATCCGTCGCCGTCATCGCGGCGATCATCGGGTATTTCGGCATCAGGGAGATGAACAAGATCGAAGACGCAGATGTCACCATGTACCAGAAGATCACCGTACCGATAACCCAACTGCAGGACGTCTCCACCGCCTTCCAGCGGATGAGGGTCAACTTGAGGGACCTCATCATGGCGACGAGCCCTCAGGATGAGCAGGACAAGATAAAGCGGATCACCGACCTTAGGGAGGAGATCGACAAGGCGGCCGGGGAGTTCGAAAAAACCATACTGACCGACGAGGGGCGGAAGCTTTTCGACGAGTTCAAGCAGTCACGAAACGCCTACGGCCCGATCATGGACCGCATCGTCCAGCTTTCACAGGCAGGGCAGGACAAGGAAGCGCTGGCGCTCATGCGTGGGGATGGGGCCGCCGCTTCCCGAAACGAGCAAACCGCCATCGAGAAGCTGGTGGATGCCAAGCTGAAGCAGGCGAAACTGACAAACGAGTCGAACACGGCGCTTGCGGCTACCGCGACGAAGATCATGTCGATCCTGATCGCAGTCGGCGTGCTCTTGGCAGTAGGGCTCGGGCTCTTCATCACCCGCATGGTGCAGGGGCAGCTCGGAGCCGATCCCATGGAGGTGAGCGAGGTCGCCAACCGGGTCGCGGCCGGCGACATGACGGTCACCATAGATCTGGCCGGAAAGAGGGACGACAGCGTCATGGCGGCCATGCAGAATATGGTCGATTCCGTTAAGGCGCTTGTTGCTGACGCCTCCATGCTGGCCGATGCAGCCGTTGCCGGAAAGCTCGCCTCCCGCGCCGACGCAAGCAAGCACAGGGGCGATTTCCAGAAGGTGGTCGCCGGGGTCAACGACACGCTGGACGCGGTGATCGGGCCCCTGAACGTGGCGGCGGAGTACATGGACCGGATCTCCAAAGGGGACGTGCCTCCCAAGATCACGGACAACTACAACGGCGACTTCAACGAGATCAAGAACAACCTGAACGTCTGCATCGACGCGGTATCGGCACTCGTGGAAGACGCAAACGCGCTCTCCCATGCCGCGGTGGAAGGAAAGCTCGCCACCCGCGCTGACGCCTCCCGCCACCAGGGGGATTTCAGAAAGATCATGCAGGGGGTAAACGACACGCTCGACGCGGTAATAGGCCCCCTGAACGTGGCGGCGGAGTACGTGGACCGCATCTCCAAGGGGGACATCCCCCCGAAGATCACCGACAACTACAACGGCGACTTCAACGAGATCAAGCTGAACCTCAACAACTGCATCGACATCATGAGCAACCTGATAGTCGAGATAAACAAGGTGACGCTGGCCGCGGCTGAGGGGAGGCTCGACGAGCGCGCCGACGCCGGGCACTTCATCGGCGAGTGGAAGGAAGTGGTGACGGGCGTGAACAACATCGTCACCAATATCGTGAACCCGCTGATGATGATGGCCGACTACGTGGACCGCATCGCCAAGGGGGACATGCCCCCGGCCATAACCGCCGAGTCCAAGGGCCAGTACAACCTGATCAAGAACAACCTGAACGTGCTTATCGAGGCGATCAACAAGATCACCGACGCCGCCAAGGAGGTCTCCCAGGGGAACCTGATGGTGAGCCTCAAGGAGCGCAGCGCGCAGGACGAGCTGATCCAGGCGCTGTCGGCCATGGTCGGAAAGATCACCGAGGTGGTGAGCGAAGTGAAGCAGGCGGCCGACAACGTGGCAAGCGGCAGCGTGCAGCTCTCCGCCAACGCCCAGTCGATGTCGGAAGGGGCGTCCCAGCAGGCGGCGGCGGCCGAAGAGGCCTCCTCCTCGATGGAGGAGATGTCGGCGAACATCAGGCAGAACGCCGACAACGCCATGCAGACCGAGAAGATCGCGGTGAAGTCGGCCGCCGACGCGCAGGAAGGGGGAAAAGCGGTGGCAGAGACGGTGCAGGCGATGAAGGACATCGCAGGCAAGATCTCGATCATCGAGGAGATCGCGCGGCAGACCAACATGCTGGCCCTGAACGCGGCGATCGAGGCCGCGCGCGCAGGCGAGCACGGCAAGGGGTTCGCGGTCGTGGCAAGCGAGGTGAGAAAGCTCGCCGAGAGGAGCCAGGTAGCGGCGGGCGAGATCTCGGAGCTCTCGGTCTCCAGCGTCGAGGTGGCCGAGCGGGCCGGCGAGATGCTCGCCGGGATCCTCCCGGACATCCAGAAGACGGCGGAGCTGGTGCAGGAGATCAACGCCTCCAGCAAGGAGCAGGACACCGGGGCGCAGCAGATCAACAAGGCGATCCAGCAGCTGGACCAGGTTATCCAGCAAAACGCCTCGGCGAGCGAGGAGATGGCCTCCACCGCGGAGGAGCTCTCCAGCCAGTCGGCGCAGCTGCAGTCGACCATAGCGTTCTTCAGGGTCGACGGCTCCCACGTGCAGCACGTCCAGGCTTCGAGGCCGCTCACCAAGTCCGCGGCGAAGAGTGAGGCGAAGGCGGCCAAGCAGCCGGTCAAGGTGCAGACCAGGAAGGCGATAGGGCACGACCTCGTCCTGAACGACGTCGACAACGACTCCGATTTCGAGCGTTTCTAA
- a CDS encoding CheR family methyltransferase codes for MAFTFFMRDQPTLEHAADHMIGYASGRSRIKIWDAGCALGQETYTIAMIFAEKMNSFGFKNLRIDATDYDSDNNFGDVVKAATYPYEELQRTPAQLFSKYFEPAEKQGQHRVVQLLRDRVTFQYHDLLSLKPVGNDYCLVVCKNVMLHFQYKERVEVFRMFHKALAPGGYLATENTQKLPPEVAHLFQQVVPDAQLYKKIGG; via the coding sequence ATGGCCTTCACCTTTTTTATGCGGGACCAGCCGACGCTGGAACATGCCGCCGACCACATGATCGGCTACGCCTCGGGACGCAGCAGGATCAAGATCTGGGACGCGGGGTGCGCGCTAGGGCAGGAAACCTACACCATCGCGATGATCTTCGCGGAGAAGATGAACTCCTTCGGGTTCAAGAACCTCCGCATCGACGCCACGGACTACGACAGCGACAACAACTTCGGCGACGTGGTCAAGGCCGCAACCTACCCCTACGAGGAACTGCAGCGCACCCCGGCCCAGCTCTTCTCCAAGTACTTCGAGCCGGCGGAAAAGCAGGGGCAGCACCGGGTGGTGCAGCTTCTGCGCGACCGGGTGACCTTCCAGTACCACGACCTCCTCTCCTTGAAGCCGGTCGGAAACGACTACTGCCTCGTGGTCTGCAAGAACGTCATGCTCCATTTCCAGTACAAGGAGCGGGTAGAGGTCTTCAGGATGTTCCACAAGGCGCTCGCCCCCGGTGGGTACCTCGCCACGGAAAACACCCAGAAGCTCCCGCCGGAGGTGGCACACCTCTTCCAGCAGGTGGTGCCAGACGCACAGCTTTACAAGAAGATTGGCGGCTGA
- a CDS encoding MCP four helix bundle domain-containing protein, translating into MKWFHNLKLGAKLMTGFAAVALIAAVIGFIGITKLRSIEEADTKLYQKITIPISQLQDISTSFQRIRINIRDMVAATDAAERKSYGDRIVQLREVINKNTAEFEKTIMTEDGRKLFAEFKRASSAYAPFLDEMAQLARANRTQEAHALMVGDGAKAAKEEQAAIDALVEAKLAQAKLTSEGNSALAKGAITIMTAMIAAGVLLAVALGYFITRLVQGQLGADPKEVSEVATRVAKGDMSVAIDLAGKKGDSVMAAMHAMVESIKALVADAAMLSEAAVAGKLATRADAGKHQGEFARIVTGVNDTLDAVIGPLNVAAEYVDRISKGDIPPMITDSYNGDFNEIKNNVNQCVETLNALIADMNNMSAQHDLGDIDVQIAAGNYQGVYREMAAGVNNMVNGHIAVKKKAMACIGEFGRGNFEAPLEQFPGKKAFINDTIEQVRANLKALIADANLLSEAAVAGKLATRADAGKHQGDFRKIVQGVNDTLDAVIGPLNVAAEYVDRISKGDIPPRITDSYNGDFNEIKNNLNVCIDAVAALVADAALLSQAAVEGRLATRADAGKHQGDFRKIVQGVNDTLDAVIGPLNVAAEYVDRISKGDIPPRITDSYSGDFNEIKLNLNNCIDIMNNLLSEADKVVEAAAEGRLDERANPELFIGGWKELVVGVNNIVANIVNPLMVTADYVDQVAKGVIPPAIVTEYKGQYNIIKENLNAVVKMMNDLLEQTDIIIRAAADGELDKRANASLFVGGWNKLVTGVNDTVANIVNPLMVTADYVDKVAKGEIPPAIVTEYKGQYNIIKENLNAVVKMMNELLEQTDIIIKAAADGELDKRADASLFVGGWNKLVVGVNDTVTNIVNPLMVTADHVDRIAKGDMPPMITAEYKGQYNLIKNNLNVLIEAINKITDAAKEVSRGNLIVSLKERSAQDELIQALSAMVGKITDVVTEVKQAADNVASGSVQLSANAQSMSEGASQQAAAAEEASSSMEEMSANIRQNADNAMQTEKIAVKSAADAQEGGKAVAETVQAMKDIAGKISIIEEIARQTNMLALNAAIEAARAGEHGKGFAVVASEVRKLAERSQVAAGEISELSVSSVEVAERAGEMLAGILPDIQKTAELVQEINASSKEQDTGAQQINKAIQQLDQVIQQNASASEEMASTAEELSSQSAQLQSTIAFFRVDGSHVQHVQASRPLTKSAAKSEAKAAKQPVKVQTRKAVGHDLVLNDFDNDAEFERF; encoded by the coding sequence ATGAAGTGGTTTCACAACTTGAAGCTTGGCGCAAAACTGATGACGGGTTTCGCAGCGGTCGCACTCATAGCCGCCGTCATCGGCTTTATCGGCATCACGAAGCTGAGGTCGATAGAAGAAGCTGACACGAAGCTGTACCAAAAGATAACCATCCCCATTTCCCAGCTGCAGGATATCTCCACCTCCTTCCAGAGGATCCGCATCAACATCCGTGACATGGTTGCCGCAACCGACGCCGCGGAGCGCAAGAGCTACGGCGACCGCATCGTCCAGCTGCGCGAGGTGATCAACAAGAACACCGCCGAGTTCGAGAAGACCATCATGACCGAAGACGGGCGCAAACTCTTCGCCGAGTTCAAGCGGGCGAGCTCCGCCTACGCCCCGTTCCTGGACGAGATGGCGCAACTTGCCAGGGCGAACCGGACCCAGGAGGCGCATGCCCTCATGGTCGGCGACGGCGCCAAGGCGGCAAAGGAAGAGCAGGCGGCGATCGACGCCCTGGTCGAAGCGAAACTCGCCCAGGCGAAGCTCACCTCCGAAGGCAACAGCGCGCTGGCAAAGGGGGCCATCACCATAATGACGGCCATGATCGCCGCCGGGGTGCTCCTCGCCGTGGCCCTCGGGTACTTCATCACCCGCCTGGTGCAGGGTCAGCTGGGAGCCGATCCCAAGGAGGTGAGCGAGGTGGCGACCCGGGTAGCCAAGGGGGACATGTCGGTCGCAATCGACCTCGCCGGGAAGAAGGGGGACAGCGTCATGGCGGCCATGCACGCCATGGTCGAGTCCATCAAGGCGCTCGTGGCCGATGCCGCCATGCTCTCGGAGGCGGCCGTGGCCGGAAAGCTCGCCACCCGCGCCGACGCAGGGAAGCACCAGGGGGAGTTCGCCAGGATCGTCACCGGGGTGAACGATACCCTCGACGCGGTGATCGGGCCCCTGAACGTCGCGGCCGAGTACGTGGACCGCATCTCCAAGGGGGACATCCCCCCGATGATCACGGACAGCTACAACGGCGACTTCAACGAGATCAAGAACAACGTGAACCAGTGCGTGGAGACGCTGAACGCGCTGATCGCGGACATGAACAACATGTCGGCGCAGCACGACCTGGGTGACATCGACGTGCAGATCGCCGCCGGGAACTACCAGGGGGTGTACCGGGAGATGGCGGCCGGGGTGAACAACATGGTGAACGGCCACATCGCGGTGAAGAAGAAGGCGATGGCCTGCATCGGCGAGTTCGGGCGCGGCAACTTCGAGGCGCCGCTGGAGCAGTTCCCTGGGAAAAAGGCCTTCATCAACGACACCATAGAGCAGGTGCGGGCGAACCTGAAGGCGCTGATCGCCGACGCGAACCTCCTCTCCGAGGCGGCCGTGGCCGGAAAGCTCGCCACCCGCGCCGACGCAGGGAAGCACCAGGGTGACTTCCGAAAGATCGTGCAGGGGGTGAACGACACCCTGGACGCGGTGATAGGGCCGCTGAACGTGGCGGCGGAGTACGTGGACCGGATCTCCAAGGGGGACATCCCGCCGAGGATCACGGACAGCTACAACGGCGACTTCAACGAGATCAAGAACAACCTGAACGTCTGCATCGACGCCGTGGCCGCGCTTGTCGCCGATGCGGCGCTCCTCTCGCAGGCGGCCGTCGAGGGAAGGCTCGCCACCCGCGCCGATGCAGGGAAGCACCAGGGTGACTTCCGGAAGATCGTGCAGGGGGTGAACGACACCCTGGACGCGGTGATAGGGCCGCTGAACGTTGCGGCAGAGTACGTGGACCGCATCTCCAAGGGGGACATCCCCCCGAGGATCACAGACAGCTACAGCGGCGACTTCAACGAGATCAAGCTGAACCTCAACAACTGCATCGACATCATGAACAACCTGCTCTCCGAGGCGGACAAGGTGGTCGAGGCCGCGGCGGAGGGGAGGCTCGACGAGCGGGCGAACCCGGAGCTTTTCATTGGCGGCTGGAAGGAGCTCGTCGTCGGGGTGAACAACATCGTCGCCAACATAGTGAACCCGCTCATGGTGACGGCCGACTACGTGGACCAGGTGGCAAAGGGGGTGATCCCGCCGGCCATCGTGACCGAGTACAAGGGACAGTACAACATCATCAAGGAGAACCTGAACGCCGTGGTGAAGATGATGAACGACCTGCTGGAGCAGACCGACATCATCATCAGGGCAGCGGCGGACGGGGAACTCGACAAGCGCGCCAACGCCTCCCTTTTCGTGGGGGGGTGGAACAAGCTGGTAACGGGCGTCAACGATACCGTCGCCAACATCGTAAACCCGCTGATGGTTACGGCCGATTACGTGGACAAGGTGGCGAAGGGGGAGATCCCGCCGGCGATCGTGACCGAGTACAAGGGTCAGTACAACATCATCAAGGAGAACCTGAACGCGGTGGTGAAGATGATGAACGAGCTCCTGGAGCAGACCGACATCATCATCAAGGCCGCGGCGGACGGTGAGCTGGACAAGCGGGCCGACGCCTCGCTCTTCGTCGGGGGGTGGAACAAGCTGGTGGTCGGCGTGAACGACACGGTGACCAACATCGTGAACCCGCTCATGGTGACGGCGGACCACGTGGACAGGATCGCCAAGGGGGACATGCCCCCGATGATAACCGCCGAGTACAAGGGTCAGTACAACCTGATCAAAAACAACCTGAACGTGCTGATCGAGGCGATCAACAAGATCACCGACGCAGCCAAGGAGGTCTCCCGCGGGAACCTGATTGTGAGCCTCAAGGAGCGGAGCGCTCAGGACGAGTTGATCCAGGCGCTGTCGGCCATGGTCGGAAAGATCACCGATGTGGTGACCGAGGTGAAGCAGGCGGCCGACAACGTGGCAAGCGGCAGCGTGCAGCTCTCCGCCAACGCCCAGTCGATGTCGGAAGGGGCGTCCCAGCAGGCGGCGGCGGCCGAAGAGGCCTCCTCCTCGATGGAGGAGATGTCGGCGAACATCAGGCAGAACGCGGATAACGCCATGCAGACCGAGAAGATCGCGGTGAAGTCGGCTGCCGACGCGCAGGAAGGGGGCAAGGCGGTGGCCGAGACGGTGCAGGCGATGAAGGACATCGCAGGCAAGATCTCGATCATCGAGGAGATCGCGCGGCAGACCAACATGCTGGCCCTGAACGCGGCGATCGAGGCCGCGCGCGCAGGCGAGCACGGCAAAGGTTTCGCGGTGGTGGCAAGCGAGGTGAGAAAGCTCGCCGAGAGGAGCCAGGTAGCGGCGGGCGAGATCTCGGAGCTCTCGGTCTCTAGCGTCGAGGTGGCCGAGCGGGCCGGCGAGATGCTCGCCGGGATCCTCCCGGACATCCAGAAGACGGCGGAGCTGGTGCAGGAGATCAACGCCTCCAGCAAGGAGCAGGACACCGGGGCG